One part of the Salinivirga cyanobacteriivorans genome encodes these proteins:
- a CDS encoding acyltransferase — MDITNHNKYKSHGSGEIDKSKFGNLGNNVIFEAGVLVFHPDNIQIAENVYIGHNTILKGYYKNEMIIGQNTWIGQNCFFHSAGGIEIGAAVGIGPMVKILTSAHKETDINKPVLFEPLNFKKVILKDGCDIGVGSVILPGVTIGEGTIIGAGAVVTEDIPDYAVAVGSPAKVIRKRQ; from the coding sequence ATGGATATAACTAATCATAATAAATACAAATCCCACGGGAGTGGTGAAATAGATAAAAGCAAGTTTGGTAATCTTGGGAACAATGTTATTTTCGAAGCAGGTGTGTTAGTTTTTCATCCTGATAATATTCAAATTGCTGAAAATGTTTACATAGGCCATAATACAATATTGAAGGGTTATTATAAAAATGAAATGATAATTGGACAAAATACCTGGATAGGCCAGAATTGCTTTTTCCATAGTGCAGGAGGTATTGAAATTGGGGCAGCTGTGGGTATTGGACCAATGGTCAAAATATTAACCTCTGCACACAAGGAGACAGATATCAATAAACCAGTTTTATTTGAACCACTTAATTTTAAGAAAGTAATATTAAAAGATGGATGTGACATAGGGGTCGGATCCGTGATTCTACCGGGAGTTACTATCGGAGAAGGGACTATAATAGGAGCAGGAGCTGTTGTAACGGAAGATATTCCTGATTATGCTGTAGCAGTGGGAAGCCCTGCAAAAGTGATTAGAAAGCGACAATAG
- the rfbF gene encoding glucose-1-phosphate cytidylyltransferase: protein MKTIILCGGMGTRLREETEYKPKPMVEIGGRPILWHIMKHYSFYGYNEFILALGYKGDVIRDYFINYYKYNRDFTVDLSSGDVKIENEGSKNNWKVTLVETGDESMTGYRTKLAGKYINEGRFMLTYGDAVANVNIQKLVEFHKQKDTIGTVTGVYPPSRFGDLVVKGDMVNKFKQQLKDVDNQQPINGGYFIFKKEFLDIIPDDPAADLEKKAMDTIVEQNQLSIFDHPGFWHSMDTYRDYLRLNKMWREEAPWKIW, encoded by the coding sequence ATGAAAACAATAATCCTCTGTGGCGGCATGGGCACACGTCTCCGCGAAGAAACAGAATATAAACCAAAACCCATGGTTGAGATTGGTGGTAGACCAATACTCTGGCATATTATGAAACATTACTCTTTTTATGGATATAATGAGTTTATTCTTGCCTTGGGTTATAAAGGAGACGTTATACGTGATTACTTTATAAACTACTATAAGTATAACCGGGACTTTACGGTTGACTTAAGCTCAGGAGATGTTAAAATTGAAAATGAGGGAAGCAAAAATAACTGGAAAGTTACACTTGTTGAAACTGGTGATGAGTCCATGACAGGTTATCGCACGAAATTGGCAGGGAAATACATAAATGAAGGAAGATTCATGCTAACCTATGGAGATGCTGTGGCAAACGTTAATATCCAAAAACTTGTAGAATTTCATAAGCAGAAAGATACAATTGGAACAGTAACAGGAGTTTACCCGCCAAGCCGTTTTGGCGACCTTGTTGTTAAAGGAGACATGGTGAATAAGTTTAAACAGCAATTAAAGGATGTTGATAATCAGCAACCCATCAATGGTGGGTATTTTATATTTAAAAAAGAGTTCCTTGACATCATTCCTGACGACCCGGCTGCTGATCTCGAAAAGAAAGCCATGGATACTATCGTAGAGCAAAATCAGTTATCGATTTTTGACCATCCCGGATTTTGGCATTCAATGGACACTTACAGAGACTATCTAAGATTGAACAAAATGTGGAGAGAAGAGGCACCCTGGAAAATATGGTAG
- a CDS encoding lysylphosphatidylglycerol synthase transmembrane domain-containing protein, with protein MTRNRHLSVFIGIAISLLAIVGILYFVDIKEVWQNLRKLSWEIVMIAIAVYVLGMAVRALRWFLIISIREKVGFYTVFKGLVYGYMLNQLLPAKIGEVARAEYITRKSTPGRSFLLGTIAAERVFDMAVILLFLGISVVFSETIMSKIQAQWISVVVIVFGLTALVFLLHNVQLLKKITRYLPGKIRSFADRVLDNLADSFNVFKSFKSIFKILLLTLVIWLLTCLVFFLIIQDLDIEVPFYAYFFIVSAGTFGMIIPSTSANVGVYHAVAMGALMLFMVPKAEALSFAILAHAFDFFPAIILGGLLSGFGGFQKISKNRIGDTES; from the coding sequence ATGACACGAAATAGACACTTATCCGTATTTATTGGAATTGCAATTAGTTTACTAGCCATTGTTGGTATTTTATATTTTGTTGATATTAAGGAGGTCTGGCAAAATTTGCGCAAACTTTCATGGGAAATTGTTATGATTGCCATAGCGGTATATGTTTTAGGTATGGCCGTCAGAGCACTACGATGGTTTTTAATTATTTCAATCAGGGAAAAAGTTGGGTTTTACACAGTTTTTAAAGGACTGGTATATGGTTATATGCTGAATCAATTGCTACCGGCAAAAATAGGAGAAGTGGCTCGCGCAGAGTACATCACGAGAAAAAGTACACCGGGAAGAAGCTTTTTACTTGGCACTATAGCAGCTGAACGTGTTTTTGACATGGCAGTTATCTTGCTATTCTTAGGAATCTCTGTTGTGTTTTCAGAGACTATTATGTCTAAAATACAGGCCCAGTGGATTTCGGTTGTAGTTATTGTATTTGGATTAACAGCCCTGGTTTTTTTATTGCATAATGTACAACTGCTTAAAAAAATTACACGTTATTTGCCCGGGAAAATAAGGAGTTTTGCAGATCGTGTTTTGGATAATCTGGCGGACTCTTTCAATGTTTTTAAGTCATTTAAATCAATATTTAAAATATTACTGCTAACGCTTGTAATTTGGTTGCTCACCTGCCTGGTATTCTTTCTAATCATACAGGATTTAGATATCGAAGTACCTTTTTACGCCTATTTCTTTATTGTTTCGGCCGGTACTTTTGGTATGATTATTCCATCTACATCGGCCAATGTGGGCGTTTACCATGCAGTCGCCATGGGAGCGCTGATGCTTTTTATGGTACCTAAGGCAGAGGCCCTTAGTTTTGCCATACTGGCACATGCCTTTGATTTTTTTCCTGCTATTATTTTGGGTGGGCTTTTATCAGGTTTTGGAGGCTTTCAAAAAATATCAAAAAACAGGATAGGTGATACAGAAAGTTAA
- a CDS encoding DegT/DnrJ/EryC1/StrS family aminotransferase codes for MNIRLFKPSLGKEELENIKESFDRSWIGLGPNVNKFEEEWAKFVGAATATGLNSATAALHLALKVFNFPKGKKVLVPSLTFSSTASAILYNDLIPVFVDSNPETLGMDLDDMKQKYDKDVVAVIPVHYAGHPVPMDELMPWAREKGLKVIEDCAHTSGSKYKGTPLGLWGDIGCYSFEEKKLMTTGDGGMMVTNQPELFKDVKAMRWVGIDKDNWKTAQSYTDVNKDAMHWFYELNVLGYKYNMNDLSAAIGLAQLKKLPEFNRRRGEIIQRYMDGLKGLDGIKPLLPYEPEKYVYQMFGIRAENRDDLMIYLKSKGVATGCHYTPLHMQPLFKSFNGSCSFIEKEADKFITLPLHADLTNEEVEYVIDKITDYKN; via the coding sequence ATGAACATACGCCTTTTTAAACCCTCCCTGGGAAAAGAAGAACTCGAAAACATCAAAGAATCATTTGACCGCTCATGGATAGGCCTTGGACCAAATGTCAACAAATTTGAAGAAGAATGGGCCAAATTTGTAGGTGCTGCAACAGCCACTGGCCTAAACTCAGCTACCGCCGCCCTGCATCTTGCTTTAAAGGTATTTAATTTCCCCAAAGGCAAAAAAGTACTGGTTCCTTCTTTAACCTTCAGCTCCACGGCCTCGGCCATATTATACAATGATTTAATTCCGGTATTTGTGGATTCCAACCCCGAAACCCTGGGCATGGATCTGGACGACATGAAACAAAAATACGATAAAGATGTAGTTGCCGTAATACCTGTCCACTATGCCGGCCACCCAGTTCCTATGGATGAGTTAATGCCCTGGGCACGTGAAAAGGGATTAAAGGTTATTGAAGATTGTGCACATACATCCGGCAGCAAATACAAAGGCACCCCTTTAGGCTTGTGGGGCGATATTGGCTGCTACAGTTTTGAAGAAAAAAAGCTCATGACAACCGGCGACGGCGGCATGATGGTGACCAACCAACCAGAGCTATTTAAAGATGTAAAAGCCATGCGTTGGGTAGGCATTGACAAAGACAACTGGAAAACGGCCCAATCGTATACCGATGTGAATAAAGATGCCATGCACTGGTTTTACGAACTGAACGTGCTAGGGTATAAATACAACATGAATGATCTGAGCGCAGCTATTGGATTAGCCCAATTAAAAAAACTACCGGAATTTAACCGCAGAAGAGGCGAGATTATTCAAAGATATATGGATGGACTAAAGGGACTGGATGGCATAAAACCACTCCTTCCTTATGAGCCTGAGAAATATGTATACCAAATGTTTGGCATACGTGCAGAAAATCGTGATGATTTAATGATTTACCTCAAATCAAAAGGCGTGGCCACCGGCTGTCATTATACACCACTTCATATGCAACCGTTGTTTAAATCATTTAATGGAAGCTGCTCATTTATCGAGAAAGAAGCCGATAAATTTATTACCTTGCCTCTACATGCAGATCTTACCAATGAAGAAGTAGAGTATGTGATTGATAAAATCACTGATTATAAAAACTAA
- the rfbG gene encoding CDP-glucose 4,6-dehydratase: protein MLEFYKNKKVLITGHTGFKGSWLSIWLNMLGAEVIGVALDPINKKDNYVLSGISSSIKDYREDIRKPDSVKEIVFKEKPEILFHLAAQPIVLDSYKKPVYTYETNVMGTVNMLETFRLSDSLKIGVFITTDKCYENIEKNYSYKETDPMGGYDPYSSSKGAAELAISSYRNSYFTEGDKKIASARAGNVIGGGDWSPYRLIVDIISALESNTKIKIRNPQAVRPWQHVLEPLGGYLILAAKMHMEQQYDEAWNFGPETENIVTVKQLLEEVIKYYGKGTWIDVSEKEKLHEATLLSLDITKAKNKLNWQPKLSFRETVQYTVDWYKKYKTENVMDLCTNQIKQYMKNMEHR, encoded by the coding sequence ATGTTAGAGTTTTACAAAAATAAAAAAGTCCTCATCACCGGGCATACCGGATTTAAAGGCTCCTGGCTTAGTATTTGGCTAAACATGCTTGGTGCTGAAGTAATTGGTGTCGCCTTAGATCCAATTAATAAAAAAGATAATTACGTGCTTTCTGGCATATCTTCAAGCATAAAAGACTATAGAGAAGATATTCGTAAACCTGACAGTGTTAAAGAGATAGTATTTAAAGAAAAACCGGAAATATTATTTCACCTTGCAGCACAACCCATTGTGCTGGACAGTTATAAAAAACCGGTTTATACCTATGAAACGAATGTAATGGGTACAGTAAATATGTTGGAAACTTTTCGATTATCCGATAGTTTAAAAATAGGCGTATTTATTACAACAGATAAGTGTTATGAGAATATAGAAAAAAATTATAGCTATAAAGAGACCGATCCCATGGGTGGATATGATCCTTATAGCTCTAGTAAAGGGGCTGCGGAGTTGGCCATAAGTTCTTACAGAAACTCCTATTTCACAGAAGGCGATAAAAAAATTGCGTCTGCCAGAGCAGGCAATGTAATTGGTGGAGGTGATTGGTCGCCATACAGACTAATTGTTGATATTATATCAGCTTTGGAAAGCAATACCAAAATTAAAATTAGAAACCCCCAGGCTGTTCGACCATGGCAACATGTACTTGAGCCTCTAGGCGGATATTTAATATTAGCGGCCAAAATGCACATGGAACAACAATATGATGAAGCCTGGAATTTTGGTCCTGAGACTGAAAATATTGTAACTGTAAAACAACTTCTCGAAGAAGTCATCAAATACTATGGAAAAGGGACTTGGATAGATGTTTCAGAGAAAGAAAAACTGCATGAAGCAACACTTTTATCCTTAGACATTACAAAAGCTAAAAACAAACTTAACTGGCAACCCAAATTAAGTTTTCGTGAAACTGTGCAATATACCGTTGACTGGTACAAAAAGTATAAAACAGAAAATGTAATGGATTTATGTACCAATCAGATTAAACAATACATGAAAAATATGGAACATAGATGA
- a CDS encoding GxxExxY protein, with amino-acid sequence MKYEDKTQRIIQAFYKVYNTLGFGFLERVYQNSLFLELKEAGFHCHAQQPIKVYYNNQQVGDYYADIVVDNSIILELKAAEALCEAHEFQLINYLKATEIEIGLLLNFGKQPEFKRKIFSNDRKNMAHG; translated from the coding sequence ATGAAATACGAAGATAAAACTCAAAGAATCATTCAGGCTTTTTATAAAGTTTATAACACTTTAGGCTTTGGTTTTTTAGAAAGGGTTTATCAAAATTCCTTATTCCTGGAACTTAAAGAGGCCGGGTTTCATTGTCATGCACAGCAACCCATAAAAGTCTATTACAATAATCAGCAAGTAGGAGACTACTATGCGGATATTGTTGTTGACAATTCCATTATTTTAGAATTAAAAGCAGCGGAGGCACTCTGTGAAGCGCATGAATTTCAGCTTATCAATTATTTGAAAGCCACTGAAATTGAAATAGGCCTACTTCTTAATTTTGGGAAGCAGCCTGAGTTTAAAAGGAAAATTTTCTCAAACGATCGAAAGAATATGGCACACGGATGA
- the rfbC gene encoding dTDP-4-dehydrorhamnose 3,5-epimerase — protein MNIIERKIKGVYEIQLSPIGDHRGFFMRTFDLNEFNKYGINKVWVQENHSRSTQKGIIRGLHFQLPPFTETKLVRCINGAVLDVFVDLRKGSPTFGQWDSIELSAENKKMIFIPRGFAHGFCTLTKESEVLYKVDNFYSKENERGLLWNDPELNIEWPVKDPVLSEKDQKNLTLQDFIKKHKYIEHG, from the coding sequence ATGAACATCATTGAAAGAAAAATAAAAGGCGTTTACGAAATTCAGTTAAGTCCGATAGGTGACCACCGAGGTTTTTTCATGCGTACATTTGATCTCAATGAATTCAACAAATACGGAATAAACAAAGTCTGGGTACAGGAAAACCATTCACGAAGCACACAAAAAGGAATTATTCGCGGCCTCCACTTTCAGCTTCCCCCTTTTACTGAAACAAAACTGGTAAGGTGTATTAACGGAGCTGTCCTGGATGTGTTTGTTGACCTAAGAAAAGGCTCACCTACATTCGGACAATGGGATAGCATAGAACTGAGTGCTGAAAACAAAAAGATGATTTTCATTCCTCGAGGCTTTGCACATGGCTTTTGTACCTTAACCAAAGAAAGCGAAGTGCTTTATAAAGTCGATAATTTCTACTCAAAAGAGAATGAAAGAGGTTTGCTTTGGAATGATCCTGAGCTGAATATTGAATGGCCTGTTAAAGACCCTGTACTTTCGGAAAAGGATCAAAAAAATTTAACACTTCAAGATTTTATCAAAAAACATAAATATATAGAACACGGATGA
- a CDS encoding nucleotidyltransferase family protein: MNNTGLNNKYIEDINKIFAQYDQVEKVVLYGSRATGTYNERSDVDLVVFGENINRHIIIQIKNELEELNVPYLIDLIDYKTIDNENLVVHINRVGVEFYKKVTSDW; this comes from the coding sequence GTGAATAATACTGGGTTAAATAATAAATATATAGAAGATATAAACAAAATTTTTGCCCAATATGACCAGGTTGAAAAAGTGGTTTTATATGGCTCACGCGCAACGGGTACATATAATGAAAGAAGTGATGTAGACTTGGTTGTTTTTGGTGAAAATATAAACCGACATATTATCATTCAAATAAAAAACGAACTTGAAGAATTGAATGTGCCCTACTTAATAGATTTGATAGATTATAAAACAATTGACAATGAAAATTTGGTAGTGCATATTAACCGGGTAGGGGTTGAATTTTATAAAAAAGTAACTAGTGATTGGTGA
- a CDS encoding nucleotidyl transferase AbiEii/AbiGii toxin family protein — protein sequence MDSIDIAYMPDNTRKVFEKLEANSVFRDFVLVGGTALAIQIKHRQSEDLDFILDGESLPLAKLKRAISKSFPEHKIIRQDEKWQIDFIIQDVKVTFFTTEAIAIPFKVKPYAKNFKSLNLCPVKIIATLKMAAIAQRNTIRDYYDLYWIAKYEIKLLDIIKQTQELIPGLAPITYTETLVYTKDISENDLSSHLKPKENLTKEEIATFFMEELRSIKKLIK from the coding sequence GTGGATTCCATTGACATAGCATATATGCCCGATAATACCAGAAAAGTATTTGAGAAGCTTGAAGCAAACAGCGTGTTCAGGGATTTTGTACTTGTTGGGGGAACTGCGTTAGCAATACAGATAAAACACAGACAATCTGAGGACCTCGATTTCATTCTTGATGGAGAAAGTCTTCCTTTAGCCAAATTAAAGCGGGCAATATCAAAGAGCTTCCCAGAACATAAAATTATTAGGCAAGACGAAAAATGGCAAATAGACTTTATTATCCAGGATGTAAAAGTTACGTTTTTTACCACAGAAGCCATTGCTATACCATTTAAGGTCAAGCCTTACGCAAAAAACTTCAAAAGTTTAAATTTGTGTCCGGTTAAAATTATTGCCACATTAAAAATGGCAGCTATTGCACAAAGAAATACGATAAGAGATTATTATGATTTGTACTGGATTGCCAAATACGAAATCAAATTGCTTGATATAATAAAACAAACCCAAGAATTAATTCCCGGATTAGCCCCAATAACCTATACCGAAACATTGGTATATACAAAAGACATCAGCGAAAACGACCTTTCAAGTCATTTAAAACCCAAAGAAAACCTTACTAAGGAAGAGATAGCAACATTTTTTATGGAAGAACTGAGAAGTATTAAGAAGTTAATTAAATAA
- a CDS encoding glycosyltransferase family 4 protein, producing the protein MKVLIITAMFPPNRTGTSFYSRNLANAIRQRGNDVKVITTANEKANDDDLSFEVTRIPAWHFPIKSYFKHLRFCSLIPGNYRKILRITREFKPDAVVLINHYLDIAIPAIYATRKARLPLYISVGTQLQSLNPTRNKILRFLDRLIVGNFIFPFAKRIISWDKEIERYITEVHNKKNASKSAIIPFGVNGSIEEFEKYKNSYEEEKQILGVGAIIDHRDYVYQIQVFSELVKKYPDLKLKIIGNQYVDKPMKAAKVLGVEGKVIFTGELPHEQVLEEYKKSVLHWMMLVGEYVGLGTSTLEAMLMGVPSVSNVPENLFGFGAMRDMENFIHTNANNIKSDVEKLSEVIEDRNLRQKIGQNGKAFIQKYLNWEAVAKQYETMILNDTK; encoded by the coding sequence ATGAAAGTATTAATTATTACAGCCATGTTCCCCCCCAATAGAACGGGAACATCTTTTTATTCAAGAAACCTTGCAAATGCTATACGTCAGAGGGGTAATGATGTAAAAGTTATTACTACAGCCAATGAAAAGGCAAATGATGATGATTTAAGTTTTGAGGTTACCAGAATACCTGCATGGCACTTTCCTATAAAGAGCTATTTTAAGCATCTTCGATTTTGTTCTTTAATTCCAGGAAATTACAGAAAAATATTGCGGATAACCCGGGAATTTAAACCGGATGCTGTTGTTCTCATAAATCATTACCTTGACATTGCTATTCCTGCAATTTATGCTACCCGTAAGGCGAGACTGCCACTATACATTAGCGTGGGAACCCAGCTTCAATCCCTGAACCCCACAAGAAACAAAATTCTTCGATTTTTAGACAGGCTGATTGTAGGCAACTTTATTTTCCCTTTTGCAAAAAGAATCATCAGCTGGGACAAAGAAATTGAACGTTACATTACAGAAGTTCATAATAAAAAAAATGCCTCCAAATCAGCTATTATTCCTTTTGGGGTAAATGGAAGTATTGAAGAATTTGAAAAGTACAAGAACTCTTACGAAGAAGAAAAGCAGATTTTGGGTGTGGGAGCCATAATTGATCATCGTGACTATGTGTACCAGATTCAGGTTTTTAGTGAATTGGTGAAAAAATATCCTGATTTGAAACTTAAAATTATTGGAAACCAATACGTGGATAAACCCATGAAAGCAGCAAAAGTACTGGGAGTTGAGGGTAAAGTAATTTTTACAGGAGAGTTGCCCCATGAGCAAGTATTGGAAGAATATAAAAAATCAGTTCTGCATTGGATGATGCTTGTTGGAGAATATGTAGGCCTTGGTACATCTACTCTGGAGGCAATGTTGATGGGTGTGCCTTCTGTATCTAATGTTCCTGAGAACTTATTTGGGTTTGGTGCTATGCGCGATATGGAAAATTTTATTCACACTAATGCCAACAATATCAAATCAGATGTTGAAAAACTCAGTGAAGTCATTGAAGACAGAAATCTTCGCCAAAAGATTGGACAGAATGGAAAAGCCTTTATTCAAAAGTATTTAAATTGGGAAGCTGTGGCAAAACAGTATGAAACAATGATTCTTAATGACACGAAATAG
- a CDS encoding nucleotidyltransferase substrate binding protein: MNREKDIRWKQRYENFEKAFLLLKEAVEMDILKLSQLEKEGIIQRFEYTFELAWKVLKDKMEEDGIIMETISPKYVVRKAFEARYIDDAETWFLMIGDRNQMSHTYNFSKFEEIIFSIQNNYIDILYHLYETLKKQI, encoded by the coding sequence ATGAATAGAGAAAAAGATATTCGGTGGAAGCAACGGTATGAAAATTTCGAAAAAGCATTTTTATTACTTAAAGAGGCTGTAGAAATGGACATACTAAAACTGAGTCAATTAGAAAAAGAGGGTATTATACAAAGGTTTGAATATACATTTGAGCTAGCCTGGAAGGTTCTAAAAGATAAGATGGAAGAAGATGGTATTATAATGGAAACAATTTCACCCAAGTATGTGGTTCGAAAAGCATTTGAGGCAAGATATATTGATGATGCTGAAACATGGTTCCTAATGATTGGCGACAGAAATCAGATGAGTCATACCTACAATTTTTCAAAGTTTGAAGAAATAATATTTTCAATTCAAAATAATTATATTGATATATTGTATCATTTATATGAGACCCTGAAGAAGCAAATCTAA
- a CDS encoding NAD-dependent epimerase/dehydratase family protein has protein sequence MISGKKIFITGGAGFIANILISRLVEDNKIIAFDNFHRDTLTDSEFAKHANLEIVKGDVLDYNLVFESMKGADIVIHAAAIAGIDTVIKRPTHTMRVNMIGTSNVLEAAKEHKIQDRVVDFSTSEVFGSRAFKSAEEDETTSGTAGEARWTYAVSKLAGEHLSMAYYKEFKLPTVSVRPFNVYGPGQTGEGALQIFIKKALKNEDISIFGDGNQIRAWCYVDDFVEGLMRCIENHDAVGESFNIGNARAVVTIYGLAQTVLRVLNSKSKIIFKPALSADVELRIPSVEKADRILGFRAQHDLEYGIAQTAQWIERYLLK, from the coding sequence ATGATTTCAGGAAAAAAGATCTTTATAACCGGCGGAGCCGGTTTTATTGCCAACATTTTAATTTCTCGCCTGGTCGAGGATAATAAAATAATAGCTTTTGACAACTTCCACAGAGATACATTAACAGACTCGGAGTTTGCAAAGCACGCCAACCTGGAAATTGTTAAAGGTGATGTGCTTGACTATAACCTTGTTTTTGAGAGCATGAAAGGCGCCGATATTGTAATTCATGCTGCAGCAATTGCTGGTATTGATACCGTGATAAAACGTCCTACGCATACTATGCGTGTCAACATGATTGGAACATCCAATGTGCTGGAAGCAGCTAAAGAGCATAAAATTCAGGATCGTGTGGTTGATTTTTCAACCAGTGAAGTTTTTGGTTCCCGGGCTTTTAAGTCTGCCGAAGAGGACGAAACTACTTCAGGGACCGCAGGTGAGGCACGTTGGACTTATGCAGTAAGTAAACTAGCCGGCGAGCATTTATCCATGGCCTACTACAAAGAATTTAAACTTCCGACAGTTTCAGTTCGACCCTTCAATGTATATGGCCCCGGCCAGACAGGCGAAGGAGCGCTGCAAATTTTTATCAAAAAAGCATTGAAAAACGAAGATATTTCCATTTTTGGTGATGGAAACCAGATCAGGGCCTGGTGTTATGTAGATGATTTTGTGGAAGGATTAATGCGCTGTATTGAGAACCACGATGCTGTTGGTGAATCGTTCAACATTGGTAATGCCCGGGCTGTGGTAACAATTTATGGACTCGCCCAGACTGTTCTGAGAGTGCTCAATTCCAAATCAAAAATTATTTTTAAACCAGCACTTTCTGCTGATGTGGAACTCCGCATACCCTCTGTAGAAAAAGCAGATCGCATTTTAGGATTTAGAGCACAACATGACCTGGAGTATGGTATTGCCCAAACAGCCCAATGGATTGAAAGATATCTGCTCAAATGA
- a CDS encoding four helix bundle protein codes for MKTHKDLDAWKKAIEFVTRIYNISTNFPSHELYGLSSQIRRAAVSIPSNIAEGALRKGNLEFTRFLYISLSSAAEVETQLIIAKNLKYISEIDFNDLQNELETISKLIQGLIRYLKK; via the coding sequence ATGAAAACCCATAAAGACTTAGATGCATGGAAAAAGGCAATTGAATTTGTTACTCGAATTTATAATATATCAACCAACTTTCCTTCGCATGAGCTATATGGATTATCTTCTCAAATCAGAAGAGCAGCAGTTTCTATACCTTCCAATATTGCTGAAGGAGCATTAAGAAAAGGAAACCTAGAATTTACAAGGTTTCTATATATATCACTTTCAAGTGCAGCAGAAGTAGAAACACAACTGATAATTGCAAAAAACTTAAAATATATTTCAGAAATAGATTTTAATGATTTGCAAAATGAATTGGAAACAATAAGTAAACTAATACAAGGATTAATAAGATATTTGAAGAAGTAA
- a CDS encoding DegT/DnrJ/EryC1/StrS family aminotransferase, which yields MIKLAKPYIPERAYDLVKKVLESGNLIQGQYVTEFEQLVQTYLSVPYAKMVTSGTAALHLAMLALDIQQGDEVIVPAFTYPATANAVELVGAKPVMVDINFTDFCIDTSKIEAKITSKTRAIMPVHEFGQAAKMDDIIAIARKHKLKIVEDAACALGTDYEGEMAGTFGDFGCFSLHPRKAITTGEGGIVVTHDKKLARKIDLLRNHGAEKRDGKLDFCLPGLNYRMTDFQAAMGIPQLEEMEQIIDIRQQQAQEYNALLEAIDWVQTPMIFPERKHVYQTYHVLIRNRNRDELIQLLREKGVETNLGAQALHCLTFFAEKYGYQPGDFPNARDAYNQGLALPLGSHLNNGDIEKVVDLIKMIH from the coding sequence ATGATAAAACTGGCCAAACCATACATACCGGAACGTGCTTACGATTTAGTAAAAAAGGTATTGGAATCAGGCAATCTTATTCAGGGGCAGTACGTGACTGAATTTGAACAACTGGTACAAACCTATTTGAGTGTTCCATACGCCAAAATGGTGACCAGTGGTACAGCTGCTTTACATTTAGCCATGCTCGCCCTGGATATACAGCAAGGGGATGAAGTAATTGTGCCCGCCTTTACCTACCCGGCTACAGCCAATGCCGTAGAATTGGTTGGTGCCAAACCAGTTATGGTGGACATCAATTTTACAGATTTTTGCATAGACACAAGCAAGATTGAAGCAAAAATTACATCAAAAACCCGGGCTATTATGCCAGTGCATGAATTTGGTCAGGCGGCCAAAATGGATGATATTATTGCCATTGCCAGGAAACACAAATTAAAAATTGTAGAAGATGCTGCCTGTGCTCTGGGAACTGACTACGAAGGAGAAATGGCTGGCACATTCGGTGATTTCGGATGTTTTAGCTTGCATCCCAGAAAAGCCATTACCACAGGCGAAGGGGGTATTGTTGTAACCCATGATAAGAAATTGGCCCGTAAAATTGACTTATTGCGAAACCATGGTGCCGAAAAGCGCGATGGAAAGCTTGATTTTTGCCTGCCTGGGCTCAATTACCGAATGACCGATTTTCAGGCAGCAATGGGTATACCTCAGCTTGAGGAGATGGAGCAAATTATCGATATTCGGCAGCAGCAAGCTCAGGAGTATAATGCCTTACTGGAGGCAATAGATTGGGTTCAAACTCCTATGATCTTTCCTGAGCGCAAGCATGTTTATCAAACTTATCATGTATTGATCAGAAACAGAAACCGCGACGAACTGATTCAACTGCTTAGAGAAAAGGGTGTGGAAACTAACCTGGGAGCGCAAGCCCTGCATTGTTTGACTTTTTTCGCTGAAAAATACGGATACCAACCCGGAGATTTTCCAAATGCCCGAGACGCATATAATCAGGGTTTGGCATTGCCGCTGGGAAGTCATTTGAACAATGGCGATATAGAAAAAGTGGTAGATTTGATTAAAATGATTCATTAA